ACGCGGACTTCGACTTCGACTTCGGCGATGTGCTGAGCTCGCTCGGTTGGGACAACTCGTCCGACGGCGCTGCGGGATTTGACGGCTCGAGCTTCGACTTGGCCCTGCCCGGCGCCGCAGACAGCACTGGGCTGGAAGGCATCTACGACTCGATCTACAACGGCATCCACTCCATGGGCGACATGCTGATTCCGATCTTCGATGCGACCGGCATCAACACGCTGTTCGCGTTCGGTGACAGCTGCGGCTTGATCTGCGACGGTGTTAACGCCTCGCTTAGCGACGACGGTGTGCTGACTGCGGCTACCAACGGCGGTCTGCTGTTCGGCGACGGTGGCAACGGCATCGCCGGTTCCGCCGGTGGTGACGCCGGCCTGATCGGCAACGGTGGGGACGGCGGCGCTGGCGCGCTGGGTGCCATCAAGGACGCCGAGGGCAACGTGATCGAAGGCACCAACAACGGTGGCGACGGTGGCGCCGGCGGTTCACTGCTGGGCAACGGTGGCAATGGTGGCGTCGGTGCCGCCAATGGTGGCAACGGCGGCAACGGTGGCGCTGCGGCATTGCTGGGTGCAGGTGGCGATGGTGGCGTCGGCGGTGCCGGCAGTACTGGAGCCAAGGGGGACAACGCAACCAACACGACGGCCGCGGAGACCGGTGCCAAGGGTGGCAACGCCGGCAACGGTGGCAACGGTGGCAACGGTGGCACGCTTATCGGTAGCGGCGGCAACTCCGGCGCCGGTGGCGCCGGTGGCACTGGTGGCGCCGGTGGCGACGGCTCCGTCGCCAACACCACGTTCAACAACAACGGTGGTAACGGCGGCGTCGGCGGTGAAGGCGGTGCGGCCGGTGCGAAGGCTGGAACCGCGGGCATCCTCGGTGGCACCGCCGGCACGATCGGCACCGGTGGTAACGGTGGCGTCGGTGGCGCCGGCGGTACGGCTGGGTTCGGTGCCACAGGCGGTACCGGTGGCACCGGTGGTGCCGGCGGCGACTCGACCTCGGGCAACGGCGGCAACGGCGGTGCCGGTGGCGCGGGTGGGGCTCGTGGCTCCAACGGTCTGGCGTCCGGTACGGGTGGCGTCGGTGGCGCTGGCGGCGACAGCGCCACTGCGACCGGTGGCAACGGTGGTACCGGTGGTACGGGCGGTAGCGCTTCCGGCGGGCTCACGGCCGGCGACGGTGGCCACGGCGGTGCCGGTGGCGCCTCCGGCGAGACCGCTGGTGCTCCGGGCGCCGTCGGCTCCGACAACAACGGGACCAACCCGGGTGCTGGTGGCCAGGGCGGCGCCGGCGCTGCTCCGGCAGCCGGCTAGTCGTTCGCGACAAACGCAACAGAAGCCCCGCACGCCTTCCGGCGTGCGGGGCTTCTGCCATTGATGCCCAGGCCGCTGTAGTGGTTTCATGCCAGGGTGGCCGAGATGAATCGACGCAGCCTGATGTTGACGACGGGAATCGGCATGCTGGCCGCCGCGATGCGCCAGCCGGAGGCATGGGCCCGGCCGGGGCCCGTCGATCCACTGCCCGCCGCCCCGTCGCAGACCTACCTCTTCAGCGACGAATTCGATGGCCCGGCTGGTTCCGCGCCGGACCCGTCAAAGTGGGCGGTGGCGCAGGCCCGCGAATCGATGAAAGACCCGACGTTTTGGGAGCGTCCCGAGAACGTCGGCCAATACCGCGACGATCGCAAGAACGTGTTCGTCGACGGCAAGTCGAACCTTGTGCTGCGCGCCGCCAAAGACGGCGATACCTACTACAGCGGCAAAATCCAGAGCCGCTGGATGGGCGGTATCGGACACACCTGGGAAGCCCGGATCAAGCTGAACTGCCTCACTGCCGGGGCTTGGCCCGCCTGGTGGATGGGCAACGAGGATCAAGGCGAGATCGACGTGCTGGAGTGGTACGGCAACGGCAGTTGGCCGTCGGCGACCACCGTCCATACGAGAGCGAACGGTGCCGAATGGGCGACCCAACAGATTTCGATGGACTCCGCCTGGCACACCTGGCGGTGCCGCTGGGACGCCGACGGTATCCGCTTCTGGCGCGACTACGTCGACGGTGCGGCGCCCTACTTCACCGTTCCGGCGAATTCGATCGCGGACTGGCCATTCAATAACCCCGGCTACCAAGTATTTTCGGTGCTGAACCTCGCGGTGGCCGGTTCAGGCGGCGGCGATCCTCGACCGGGCAGCTATCCCGCGGAGATGCTCGTCGACTGGATCCGAGTTTTCTAAAGCGGGCTTATCTCGCCGGTCCCGCTGGGATCGACACCACGTTCGTGGGCCTCGAGCCAAGTCACACCTTGTTCGGCTGCTCGAATCAGCGCACCCCGCTCGCCGAAATAGCCCGCAATCAAACCGAATCCGGGCAACGAACCGAGGCGCTGGTAGAGCTTCTTCGGGTGCGGACGCTTGCTCACCTCGTCGAATGTCGCCCGTAGGATGCCGGCCAATTGCCACACCGTCCGGGTGATCACCACCGGAGTCGACGACGTGATCGACGCCAGCGGCTTCCACCCCGGCGGTGGTGTTACGGGAAGCGGTGCGGGAT
The window above is part of the Mycolicibacter sp. MU0102 genome. Proteins encoded here:
- a CDS encoding glycoside hydrolase family 16 protein; the protein is MAEMNRRSLMLTTGIGMLAAAMRQPEAWARPGPVDPLPAAPSQTYLFSDEFDGPAGSAPDPSKWAVAQARESMKDPTFWERPENVGQYRDDRKNVFVDGKSNLVLRAAKDGDTYYSGKIQSRWMGGIGHTWEARIKLNCLTAGAWPAWWMGNEDQGEIDVLEWYGNGSWPSATTVHTRANGAEWATQQISMDSAWHTWRCRWDADGIRFWRDYVDGAAPYFTVPANSIADWPFNNPGYQVFSVLNLAVAGSGGGDPRPGSYPAEMLVDWIRVF